A single region of the Streptococcus macedonicus ACA-DC 198 genome encodes:
- the aqpZ gene encoding Aquaporin Z, translated as MGALLGSFALLAITGDNATLGQNVVADGYSLVTGFLVEVILTFIFILVILTVTSSRKGNAQLAGLVIGLTLTLIHFVGIPVTGMSANPARSLAPALLAGGDALSQI; from the coding sequence GTGGGAGCACTTCTTGGCAGTTTTGCACTTTTAGCCATTACTGGTGATAATGCTACTTTAGGGCAAAATGTTGTTGCGGATGGCTACAGTCTTGTGACAGGCTTCTTAGTAGAAGTGATTTTAACCTTTATCTTTATTTTAGTTATTTTAACAGTAACTTCGAGTCGAAAAGGCAATGCTCAGTTGGCAGGTTTGGTTATCGGACTGACCTTGACGTTAATTCATTTTGTTGGTATTCCAGTAACGGGTATGTCAGCTAATCCAGCACGTAGTTTAGCGCCAGCGCTTTTGGCAGGTGGAGATGCTTTAAGTCAAATTTGA
- the yvfS gene encoding ABC transporter permease protein, producing the protein MIALLKIEWIKTWRFWMTFVLSIGMPVFFFLFFSGMELSSNSEEQKVLVTAYMLTMTAFSMSSFGFFSFPAMLVEDKTNHWLTYIEHSSVPIWQYYLAKVIRVLFCFLLSIVATFLFGAIFRGVSMPLSRWFGAGALLLVSSFLFLAFGLLISQIKSQQLMTIVGDISFIGLAIIGGSWMPIENFPDWMQKISKVTPVYHVNQLVTQFAQKGQINGKSLIIILGYVIIIAALALMIKNKTEVK; encoded by the coding sequence ATGATTGCTTTATTGAAAATTGAATGGATTAAAACATGGCGTTTTTGGATGACCTTTGTTTTGTCGATTGGTATGCCTGTTTTCTTTTTCTTGTTTTTCTCAGGTATGGAACTGTCGTCGAATTCTGAAGAACAAAAAGTGCTTGTGACAGCTTACATGCTGACAATGACTGCTTTTTCTATGTCAAGTTTTGGATTTTTCTCATTTCCAGCTATGCTTGTTGAGGATAAAACGAATCATTGGTTGACTTATATTGAACATTCTTCTGTTCCTATTTGGCAGTATTATTTGGCAAAAGTGATTCGTGTCTTGTTTTGCTTCTTACTTTCTATCGTGGCGACCTTTTTATTTGGAGCTATTTTCCGCGGGGTGAGCATGCCACTTAGTCGTTGGTTTGGAGCAGGTGCTTTGTTGTTGGTATCAAGTTTCCTTTTCTTAGCATTTGGGCTATTAATTTCACAAATTAAATCACAACAATTAATGACGATTGTCGGAGATATTTCTTTCATTGGTTTAGCCATTATCGGTGGTTCATGGATGCCGATTGAGAATTTCCCAGACTGGATGCAAAAGATTTCTAAAGTAACACCAGTTTATCATGTGAATCAATTGGTGACACAGTTTGCTCAAAAGGGGCAGATAAATGGCAAGTCCTTGATTATCATACTCGGCTATGTCATAATAATAGCAGCATTAGCGCTTATGATTAAGAATAAAACTGAGGTTAAATGA
- the yheI gene encoding ABC transporter, ATP-binding/permease protein — protein sequence MKIIKDLWWFFRQEKRRYLIGIISLSLVAVLNLIPPKVMGTVIDRVTAGDLTHSELLLNLLWLVLSAVAMYFLRYIWRMYIFGTSYRLGQIMRFRLFDHFTKMSPSFYQKYRTGDLMAHATNDINALTRLAGGGVMSAVDATITAMVTLITMFFTISWQMTLVAIIPLPFMAYATSRLGRQTHKAFSQSQAAFSELNNKVQESVSGIKVTKSFGYQDDELQSFQETNEMTFKKNMTTMKYDVMFDPLVLLFIGASYVLTLFMGAIMVAAGHVTVGSLVTFITYLDMLVWPLMAIGFLFNMVQRGSVSYERISQLLQQESDVKEAENPLPAIKNGRLVYDIDAFHYENEETLADIHFALEQGQTLGLVGQTGSGKTTLIRLLLREYDLQEGQITLDGHDIREYRLADLRRLIGYVPQDQFLFATSILENIRFGNPKSSLAQVEAAAKLARVYDDIVAMPDGFETVIGEKGVSLSGGQKQRIAMSRAMILDPDILILDDSLSAVDAKTEHAIIENLKETRQNKSTIITAHRLSAVVHADLILVLQDGHIIERGRHEELIKQGGWYADTYEAQQLEMEEDADEE from the coding sequence ATGAAAATTATAAAAGATCTCTGGTGGTTTTTTCGTCAGGAGAAAAGGCGCTATCTGATTGGGATTATTTCTCTGAGTTTGGTGGCGGTTTTAAATCTTATTCCACCTAAAGTTATGGGAACAGTTATCGACCGTGTGACGGCGGGCGATTTAACACACTCTGAATTACTATTAAATTTATTGTGGCTAGTCTTATCAGCAGTTGCCATGTATTTTTTGCGTTACATTTGGCGCATGTACATTTTTGGAACGTCTTATCGTTTGGGGCAAATTATGCGCTTTAGGCTTTTTGACCATTTCACAAAAATGTCACCGAGTTTTTATCAAAAATACCGAACAGGTGATTTGATGGCGCATGCAACGAATGATATTAATGCCTTGACACGTTTAGCTGGTGGTGGTGTGATGTCAGCAGTTGATGCCACGATTACAGCCATGGTAACCTTAATTACCATGTTTTTTACGATTTCTTGGCAAATGACCTTGGTTGCCATTATTCCGTTGCCGTTCATGGCTTATGCAACCAGTCGTTTAGGACGTCAAACGCACAAGGCGTTTAGTCAATCTCAAGCGGCTTTTTCAGAGCTTAATAACAAGGTTCAAGAGTCGGTTTCTGGTATCAAGGTGACTAAATCTTTTGGTTATCAAGATGATGAGTTACAGTCTTTCCAAGAGACCAATGAAATGACTTTCAAGAAAAATATGACGACCATGAAGTATGATGTCATGTTTGACCCTTTGGTGCTTTTATTTATCGGAGCAAGCTATGTGTTAACATTATTTATGGGAGCAATCATGGTTGCGGCTGGTCATGTGACGGTCGGTAGTCTGGTAACGTTTATTACTTACTTAGATATGCTTGTCTGGCCTTTGATGGCGATTGGTTTTTTATTCAATATGGTGCAACGTGGATCGGTTTCCTATGAGCGAATTAGTCAGCTATTGCAACAAGAATCAGATGTTAAAGAAGCCGAAAATCCACTCCCAGCGATTAAAAATGGGCGTTTGGTTTACGATATCGATGCTTTTCACTATGAAAATGAAGAAACGCTTGCGGATATTCATTTTGCGCTTGAACAAGGTCAGACTTTGGGCTTAGTTGGGCAAACAGGTTCTGGAAAGACAACTTTAATTCGCTTGCTACTGCGGGAATATGATTTGCAAGAGGGACAAATCACGCTTGACGGGCATGATATTAGAGAATATCGATTGGCTGATTTACGTCGCTTGATTGGCTATGTTCCCCAAGACCAATTTTTATTTGCGACGAGTATTTTAGAAAATATTCGTTTTGGGAATCCGAAAAGCTCTTTGGCGCAGGTTGAAGCAGCAGCTAAATTAGCGAGGGTTTATGACGATATTGTAGCAATGCCTGACGGTTTTGAGACAGTGATTGGTGAAAAGGGTGTCAGTCTGTCTGGTGGGCAAAAGCAACGTATTGCCATGAGTCGTGCCATGATTCTTGACCCTGATATTTTGATTTTAGATGATTCTCTTTCAGCGGTTGATGCCAAGACCGAGCATGCAATTATTGAAAATCTTAAAGAAACACGGCAGAATAAGTCAACGATTATCACGGCGCATCGTTTAAGTGCAGTGGTTCATGCTGATTTGATTTTGGTGCTGCAAGACGGACATATTATTGAGCGTGGTCGTCACGAGGAACTTATTAAACAAGGTGGTTGGTACGCTGATACCTATGAAGCTCAACAATTAGAAATGGAAGAAGATGCTGATGAAGAATAA
- the yvfT gene encoding putative sensor histidine kinase — MILKRIRGIHPLFYMPLAFLAFPVLGAFFFDYPTWTLGITFLFLLSYLFLTHFEENILTNLCWIFMLLYIVYMTIYVDGGMMWFTFYFNSLLVFRFQDNYTSFRFLAYDLAMLFMIIAGVSLADDLSSRVMIFLVPVVNYGILVYWMDDQKNEIQRKAIMEKNRTINLLLAENERNRIGRDLHDTLGQVFAAMTLKTELALKQLEKEKYDLVKKELEELNQTSRSSMHDVRNIINNLKFRTVSEEIEHLNEFFAMTDIDYQLQNDLNVEAMAPLMQSSIGMILRELSNNVIKHSQAQTCRIHLFENQEKLVMTITDDGIGFDDLTGNELKSIRDRLLFVKGDMEILSQAKPTMIQVSISSKEN; from the coding sequence ATGATATTGAAAAGAATTAGGGGCATTCATCCGTTATTTTATATGCCATTAGCATTTCTAGCATTCCCTGTTTTAGGGGCATTCTTTTTTGATTACCCAACTTGGACACTTGGGATAACTTTTCTGTTTTTACTAAGCTATTTATTTCTCACACATTTTGAAGAAAATATCCTAACAAACCTTTGCTGGATTTTTATGCTACTTTATATTGTTTATATGACAATTTATGTAGATGGTGGCATGATGTGGTTTACCTTTTATTTTAATAGTTTGCTAGTTTTTCGATTTCAAGATAATTACACTTCCTTTCGATTTCTCGCTTATGATTTAGCAATGCTGTTTATGATTATTGCTGGTGTCAGTTTGGCAGATGACTTATCGTCACGGGTAATGATTTTTTTGGTTCCTGTTGTTAATTATGGCATTTTAGTTTATTGGATGGATGATCAAAAAAATGAAATTCAACGAAAAGCAATCATGGAAAAGAATCGCACCATTAATCTTTTATTGGCTGAAAATGAGCGAAACCGTATTGGGCGTGATTTGCATGATACTTTGGGGCAAGTTTTTGCGGCAATGACCTTAAAAACAGAATTAGCACTCAAGCAATTGGAAAAAGAAAAATATGACCTTGTCAAAAAAGAGTTGGAAGAATTGAATCAAACCAGTCGTTCTTCCATGCATGATGTCAGAAACATTATCAATAATCTCAAATTCAGAACGGTGAGCGAAGAAATTGAGCATTTGAATGAGTTTTTTGCCATGACAGATATTGATTATCAGCTGCAAAATGATTTGAATGTGGAAGCCATGGCACCCTTGATGCAGTCAAGTATCGGTATGATTTTGCGTGAATTAAGCAATAACGTCATCAAGCACAGCCAAGCGCAAACTTGCCGTATTCACCTTTTTGAAAACCAAGAAAAATTAGTGATGACCATTACAGATGATGGAATTGGTTTTGACGACTTAACAGGAAATGAATTAAAATCCATTCGTGACCGTTTGCTGTTTGTCAAGGGAGATATGGAGATTTTATCTCAAGCTAAACCAACTATGATTCAAGTTAGTATCAGTTCAAAGGAGAATTAA
- a CDS encoding Aquaporin Z, producing MCTYIVNSRSKKFFAERIGTFVLVFLGTGAAVLGSGADSVVGYA from the coding sequence TTGTGCACTTATATTGTAAATTCAAGGTCAAAAAAATTCTTTGCAGAACGAATTGGGACATTTGTTTTGGTTTTTCTTGGGACAGGAGCAGCTGTCTTGGGCAGTGGAGCAGATAGTGTTGTTGGCTATGCGTAG
- a CDS encoding VanZF-related protein, whose amino-acid sequence MMSRFLDKTAELTPMGRRIIKVLVVLYAIAICLMCFSPQTTIDGIETPNIIYYGRLRFLLMPFNTFVGFSQLDGFLEIFLVIAQNVMNIFLLFPLMLGVVALCPKLRTSQRATLLAFIISLCIETTQIVVDLLYNANRVFEIDDLWTNTLGGLLAFLAYQWFVKQYQKYQREN is encoded by the coding sequence ATGATGTCAAGATTTTTGGATAAGACTGCTGAATTAACGCCAATGGGACGTCGGATTATAAAGGTGCTTGTGGTTTTATACGCCATAGCCATTTGTTTGATGTGCTTTAGCCCACAAACGACCATTGATGGTATTGAAACACCAAATATCATTTATTACGGTCGTTTACGTTTCTTGCTTATGCCCTTTAACACGTTTGTTGGGTTTAGCCAATTAGACGGATTTTTGGAGATTTTTTTGGTAATTGCGCAAAATGTGATGAATATTTTTCTGCTTTTTCCCTTAATGCTAGGGGTGGTAGCATTATGTCCGAAATTGAGAACGTCGCAAAGAGCTACGTTATTGGCGTTTATTATCAGTCTTTGCATTGAAACTACACAGATTGTGGTGGATTTGCTGTACAATGCTAATCGTGTTTTTGAAATTGATGACCTTTGGACAAATACCTTGGGTGGTTTGCTAGCCTTTTTAGCTTATCAGTGGTTTGTCAAACAATATCAGAAATATCAAAGAGAAAATTAG
- the yunD gene encoding 5'-nucleotidase family protein in cluster with NagD-like phosphatase has product MTEKLTILHLNDWHSHFETYPRLKRFFQDYADQDAEVIKIDVGDNIDRWHPMTDATQGKYNVQLMNELGIDFATIGNNEGIGLAKKMLNQVYESANFDVILGNLEDKAGRPTWAKPYKVYETALGTKIVFLAYTFPYYLTYHPGGWQVLDPITCLKRDLEIPEVKSADFHILLSHLGLPLDEKITAEVPEIDLIIGAHTHHVFEDGACLNGTYLAAAGKYGQLAGEINLTFEHHELSDITIHTHETSHMPSKPGDKEWIETVEANGRKLLSQEVVKSFDHELSLDESCQIVMAAMKEYANADIAMINSGLVVTPFSKNVTKDTLHHSLPHQMRLARLEVTTNELTTICKDVFSQAELLANQQIRGMGFRGKEFGRVLTSGFDYKNGKIVYNKKVTNEKDTISLVLVDQYYFARYFETIKSHQAELLFPELLRELVETYLKK; this is encoded by the coding sequence ATGACAGAAAAGCTAACGATTTTACATTTAAATGATTGGCATTCGCATTTTGAAACCTATCCAAGATTAAAACGATTCTTCCAAGATTATGCTGACCAAGATGCTGAGGTTATCAAGATTGATGTTGGTGACAATATTGATCGTTGGCATCCGATGACTGATGCAACGCAAGGAAAATATAATGTTCAATTGATGAATGAGCTAGGCATTGATTTTGCGACAATTGGGAATAACGAGGGCATTGGACTAGCTAAAAAGATGCTCAATCAAGTCTACGAAAGTGCCAATTTTGATGTGATTTTAGGAAATTTAGAGGATAAAGCTGGGCGTCCAACGTGGGCTAAGCCTTACAAGGTTTATGAGACAGCTCTTGGGACAAAGATTGTCTTTTTAGCCTACACTTTTCCTTATTACCTAACGTATCATCCAGGTGGTTGGCAAGTGCTGGACCCAATCACATGCTTAAAGCGTGATTTGGAAATTCCAGAGGTCAAATCAGCAGATTTCCATATTTTATTGAGTCATCTTGGTTTGCCATTGGATGAAAAAATCACCGCAGAAGTGCCAGAAATTGACTTGATTATTGGTGCTCACACGCATCATGTCTTTGAGGACGGTGCTTGTCTTAATGGCACTTATTTAGCCGCTGCTGGAAAATATGGTCAGTTGGCTGGTGAAATCAACTTGACCTTTGAGCACCATGAGCTGAGCGATATCACCATTCATACCCACGAAACGAGTCATATGCCAAGTAAGCCTGGTGATAAAGAATGGATAGAAACAGTTGAAGCGAATGGTCGCAAACTGTTAAGCCAAGAAGTAGTCAAATCTTTTGACCATGAATTAAGCCTTGATGAGTCATGTCAAATCGTTATGGCAGCAATGAAAGAATACGCTAATGCAGATATTGCCATGATAAATTCTGGTTTAGTGGTGACCCCATTTTCTAAAAATGTCACCAAGGATACACTACATCATTCCTTACCACATCAAATGCGCTTGGCAAGACTAGAAGTGACGACTAACGAATTAACGACGATTTGCAAAGACGTCTTTTCACAAGCAGAATTGTTAGCTAATCAACAAATCCGTGGCATGGGCTTTCGCGGAAAGGAATTTGGTAGGGTTTTAACTAGCGGCTTTGATTACAAAAATGGAAAAATAGTGTATAATAAAAAGGTTACGAATGAAAAGGACACTATCAGTTTAGTCTTAGTTGACCAGTATTACTTTGCACGTTATTTTGAGACCATAAAATCTCACCAAGCAGAGTTACTTTTTCCCGAATTACTACGTGAACTGGTAGAGACCTACCTTAAAAAATAA
- the yutD gene encoding Hypothetical protein, with protein sequence MRKDISPEMYNYNKFPGPQFVVFSDRVKSDDIELLILENEKNAFDATVFSQRFSGILLKYDYIVGDWGNEQLRLKGFYKDDRDVKKTNRISRLDDYIKEYCNFGCAYFVLENLEPRRVKSDDDKPTKRHKSQKRSSQKKKSEPKKSDRSANKHFKSQKRKDTKVCGEHQQKREQQKEIQSAKKQFVIRRKEK encoded by the coding sequence ATGAGAAAAGATATCTCTCCTGAAATGTACAATTACAATAAATTCCCCGGTCCGCAATTTGTGGTGTTCTCTGACCGTGTCAAGAGTGATGATATTGAATTGTTAATTTTGGAAAATGAGAAGAATGCTTTTGATGCAACTGTGTTTAGTCAACGTTTTTCAGGAATTTTACTAAAATACGATTATATTGTCGGTGATTGGGGAAATGAACAGTTACGTTTGAAGGGATTTTACAAGGATGACCGAGATGTTAAGAAAACAAATCGCATCTCACGTCTAGACGATTACATTAAGGAATATTGTAATTTTGGTTGTGCTTATTTTGTGCTTGAAAATTTAGAGCCTCGTCGTGTTAAATCTGACGACGATAAGCCAACGAAACGTCATAAATCACAAAAACGCTCATCACAGAAAAAGAAATCAGAACCTAAAAAATCTGACCGCTCGGCAAATAAACATTTTAAGAGCCAAAAACGTAAAGATACAAAAGTATGTGGTGAACATCAACAAAAACGAGAACAACAAAAAGAAATTCAATCGGCAAAAAAACAATTTGTGATTCGCCGAAAAGAGAAATAG
- the rlmN gene encoding Ribosomal RNA large subunit methyltransferase N produces MQTETKDMKPSIYGLTRDELIEWAIEHGEKKFRATQIWDWLYRKRVQSFEEMTNISKDCIAVLNENFCLNPLKQRVVQEASDGTVKYLFELPDGMLIETVLMRQHYGLSVCVTSQVGCDMGCSFCASGLIKKQRDLTSGEITSQIMMVQKYFDERGQDERVSHVVVMGIGEPFDNYNNVLRFLRTINDDNGLAIGARHITVSTSGLAHKIRDFAHESLQVNLAVSLHAPNNELRSQIMRVNRSFPLEKLFAAIEYYVETTNRRVTFEYIMLNEVNDFPENAQELADLTKKIRKLSYINLIPYNPVSEHDQYSRSSKERVAAFYDVLKKNGVNCVVRQEHGTDIDAACGQLRSNTMKRDRQKAVAEKTN; encoded by the coding sequence ATGCAAACAGAAACTAAGGACATGAAGCCCTCGATTTACGGTTTAACACGTGATGAATTGATTGAATGGGCAATCGAACACGGGGAAAAGAAATTCCGTGCGACACAAATTTGGGATTGGCTTTACCGTAAACGTGTCCAATCTTTTGAAGAAATGACAAACATCTCAAAAGATTGTATCGCTGTTTTGAATGAAAACTTCTGCTTGAATCCTTTGAAACAACGTGTGGTTCAAGAAGCTTCTGACGGAACAGTCAAATATTTGTTTGAATTGCCTGATGGCATGTTGATTGAAACAGTATTGATGCGCCAGCATTATGGCTTATCAGTCTGTGTGACATCACAAGTTGGTTGTGACATGGGGTGCTCATTCTGCGCTAGCGGATTGATTAAAAAACAGCGTGATTTGACAAGTGGCGAAATTACATCACAAATCATGATGGTGCAAAAATATTTTGATGAACGTGGTCAAGATGAGCGTGTGAGTCACGTGGTTGTCATGGGAATTGGTGAACCATTTGACAATTACAACAATGTTTTACGCTTCCTACGTACGATTAATGATGACAATGGTTTAGCAATTGGTGCGCGTCATATTACGGTTTCAACATCAGGTTTAGCACATAAAATCCGTGATTTCGCCCACGAAAGCTTGCAAGTGAACCTTGCTGTGTCACTTCATGCGCCAAACAACGAATTGCGTTCACAAATCATGCGTGTTAACCGTTCATTCCCACTTGAAAAACTTTTTGCAGCGATTGAATATTACGTTGAAACAACAAATCGTCGTGTGACATTTGAGTATATCATGCTAAATGAAGTCAATGATTTTCCAGAAAATGCGCAAGAATTGGCTGATTTGACGAAGAAAATCCGCAAGTTGTCTTATATTAACTTGATTCCGTACAATCCAGTATCAGAGCATGACCAATACAGCCGTTCAAGTAAAGAACGTGTAGCTGCTTTTTACGATGTTCTCAAGAAAAATGGGGTTAACTGTGTCGTTCGTCAAGAACACGGAACTGATATTGATGCAGCTTGTGGACAGTTGCGTTCAAATACTATGAAACGTGACCGTCAAAAAGCTGTTGCTGAAAAAACAAACTAA
- a CDS encoding ABC transporter, ATP-binding/permease protein has translation MKNNANQWRVFKRLMSYLKPYKFLTALALALLLLTTVVRSVIPLIASYFIDHFLTDMNQTAMLILVGYYLMYVLQTIIQYFGNFYFARVSYSIVRDIRRDAFANMEKLGMAYFDQTPAGSIVSRLTNDTEAVSDMFSGILSSFISAIFIFTVTLLTMLRLNAVLTGWVAIFLPFIFILVNLYRKKSVAVIERTRALLSDINSKLSESIEGIRIIQSFSQEDRLKDEFEAINEEHVLYANRSMALDSLFLRPAMSLLKLLAYAILMAYFGFRGMEIGISAGLMYAFIQYVNRLFDPLIEVTQNFSTLQTSMVSAGRVFDLIDERQYEPEQKNGEATVQAGNIEFKNVSFSYDGERQILDNISFKVNQGETIAFVGSTGSGKSSIINVFMRFYEFQSGEVLLDGVDIREYPKEELRRNIGLVLQEPFLYHGTIKSNIKMYQDISDEAVQAAAAFVDADQFIQKLPEKYETKVTERGSSFSTGQRQLIAFARTVASQPKILILDEATANIDSETETIVQESLKKMRQGRTTIAIAHRLSTIQDANCIYVLDKGKIIESGNHDELLSQKGTYYRMYQLQAGMMEN, from the coding sequence ATGAAGAATAATGCAAATCAATGGCGGGTTTTTAAGCGTCTCATGAGCTATCTCAAGCCATATAAATTTTTGACAGCTTTGGCTTTAGCTTTGCTATTGTTGACGACGGTGGTAAGAAGTGTCATTCCTTTGATTGCTTCTTACTTTATCGATCATTTTTTGACTGATATGAATCAGACAGCTATGTTGATTTTGGTTGGTTATTATCTCATGTATGTCTTGCAGACGATTATCCAATATTTTGGGAATTTCTATTTTGCGCGTGTGTCATACAGCATTGTCCGAGACATTCGTCGAGATGCCTTTGCCAATATGGAAAAACTGGGAATGGCTTATTTTGACCAGACGCCAGCAGGTTCGATTGTGTCGCGTTTAACCAATGATACGGAAGCTGTCAGTGATATGTTTTCAGGAATTTTGTCTAGTTTTATTTCAGCGATTTTCATTTTCACGGTAACGTTATTGACCATGTTAAGATTGAACGCTGTTTTGACGGGTTGGGTTGCTATTTTTCTCCCCTTTATTTTTATTTTGGTTAATCTTTATCGTAAGAAGTCGGTTGCAGTCATTGAAAGGACACGTGCTTTGTTGTCGGATATTAACAGTAAACTTTCTGAGAGTATTGAAGGGATACGTATCATTCAATCTTTTAGTCAAGAGGACCGTTTGAAAGACGAATTTGAAGCGATTAATGAGGAGCACGTGCTCTATGCCAATCGTTCCATGGCGTTAGATAGTCTTTTTCTTCGCCCAGCTATGTCGCTGTTAAAACTCCTTGCTTATGCTATTTTAATGGCTTATTTTGGTTTTCGTGGCATGGAAATTGGGATTTCAGCAGGGTTAATGTACGCTTTCATTCAGTATGTTAATCGATTATTTGACCCTTTGATTGAAGTGACGCAGAATTTTTCAACGCTACAAACGTCAATGGTTTCAGCTGGTCGTGTGTTTGATTTGATTGATGAACGGCAGTACGAACCTGAACAAAAAAATGGCGAAGCAACCGTGCAAGCTGGGAATATTGAATTTAAAAATGTCAGCTTTTCTTATGACGGTGAACGCCAAATTTTAGATAATATCTCATTTAAGGTAAATCAAGGCGAAACGATTGCCTTTGTTGGCTCGACAGGTTCTGGTAAATCATCGATTATCAATGTTTTCATGCGCTTTTATGAATTTCAGTCTGGAGAAGTTTTGCTTGACGGCGTTGATATTCGTGAGTATCCTAAAGAAGAGTTGCGCCGTAATATCGGTCTCGTTTTGCAAGAACCTTTCTTATATCATGGTACAATTAAGTCCAATATCAAGATGTATCAGGATATTTCAGACGAAGCTGTTCAAGCCGCTGCGGCATTTGTAGATGCTGATCAATTCATTCAAAAATTACCTGAAAAATACGAGACAAAAGTCACCGAACGTGGTTCGAGTTTTTCAACAGGACAACGTCAGTTAATAGCTTTTGCAAGAACCGTGGCTAGTCAGCCTAAAATCCTTATCCTTGATGAAGCGACAGCTAATATTGATTCTGAAACTGAAACCATTGTTCAAGAATCATTGAAAAAAATGCGCCAAGGTCGGACAACGATTGCTATTGCGCACCGTTTGTCAACGATTCAAGATGCTAATTGCATTTACGTGCTGGACAAAGGCAAGATTATCGAATCTGGCAACCATGACGAACTCCTTAGCCAAAAAGGTACTTACTATCGCATGTATCAATTACAAGCAGGCATGATGGAGAACTAA
- the yvfR gene encoding putative ATPase, producing the protein MITVENLSKTIKGKSILQDISFEVVAGDCVALIGPNGAGKTTLMSCLLGDLKISKGKIVINALAPKSQQLKEIVAVLPQENRLPQKLRVSELIEFFKSIAKTPLVDQEIDKILQFSEEQKAQLTEKLSGGQKRLLAFALCLISQPKILFLDEPTAAMDTSTRQHFWQIIQSLKAKGVTIFYSSHYIEEVEHTAERILVLHHGKLLRDTTPFAMREAEHEKQLTLPKTFLPIVEKLPHIDNIELKNDTVTFMTKEIDSVWQKLQEQGCQITDIEIQNKTLLNTLFDQTQEDEK; encoded by the coding sequence ATGATAACAGTTGAGAATTTATCTAAAACAATTAAAGGAAAGTCGATTTTGCAAGATATTTCCTTTGAAGTAGTTGCTGGAGATTGTGTGGCATTGATTGGTCCTAATGGCGCTGGTAAAACAACCTTGATGTCATGCTTGTTAGGTGATTTGAAAATCAGCAAAGGAAAGATAGTCATCAATGCTTTAGCACCGAAAAGTCAGCAATTAAAAGAAATCGTAGCCGTGTTACCACAGGAAAATCGTTTGCCGCAAAAGTTAAGAGTGTCTGAACTCATTGAATTTTTCAAGTCCATTGCCAAGACACCTTTAGTAGACCAAGAAATTGATAAGATTTTGCAATTTAGCGAGGAACAAAAAGCCCAATTGACAGAGAAATTGTCTGGTGGACAAAAACGCTTATTAGCATTTGCCTTATGCCTCATTAGCCAACCGAAAATTCTTTTCTTAGACGAACCAACGGCAGCAATGGATACCTCAACACGTCAGCATTTTTGGCAGATTATCCAAAGTCTGAAAGCAAAGGGTGTAACGATTTTTTATTCGAGCCATTATATTGAAGAAGTGGAACATACGGCAGAACGCATTTTGGTCTTGCATCATGGAAAATTGCTGCGTGATACGACACCGTTTGCCATGCGAGAAGCTGAACACGAAAAACAGCTGACTTTACCAAAAACCTTTTTGCCGATAGTGGAAAAATTACCACATATTGATAATATTGAACTGAAAAACGACACGGTGACATTTATGACCAAAGAGATTGATAGTGTCTGGCAGAAATTGCAAGAGCAAGGTTGCCAGATTACCGATATTGAAATTCAAAATAAAACGTTATTAAATACATTGTTTGACCAAACACAGGAGGATGAAAAATGA